A section of the Myxocyprinus asiaticus isolate MX2 ecotype Aquarium Trade chromosome 22, UBuf_Myxa_2, whole genome shotgun sequence genome encodes:
- the LOC127412766 gene encoding protein sprouty homolog 1-like — translation MDHYGQHRGVVRHSDLPSGAVLSLDQIKAIRSCNEYTEGPVVPCRPAPGPRTPPRTTDKHERTHEVILVNVNNNNEHRQSNSQPPMLSRSTSTGSAASSGSNSSASSEQGLLVRSPPNLHTYRHRPERAVRTQPKSLSTSSHPFLPPDVLLKQAQVEKIESSHLYICENCGKCKCSKCTAPRPLPARLACNGQCLCSAENVVEHGTCMCLVKGIFYHCSNEDDVGDPCADQPCSLSHPQCCSRFLCMGLVSMLFPCLLCYLPAKGCVKACNSCHDRVNRPGCRCKNSNTVYCKLQNWQHAPGKPS, via the coding sequence ATGGATCACTACGGTCAGCACAGAGGGGTCGTCAGACATTCGGACCTACCATCTGGGGCAGTTCTGTCCCTGGATCAGATCAAAGCCATCCGCTCTTGTAACGAGTACACGGAGGGTCCCGTCGTACCGTGCAGACCGGCCCCAGGGCCCCGCACACCACCGCGGACTACAGACAAACATGAGAGGACTCACGAGGTGATTCTGGTGAACGTGAATAATAATAACGAGCACCGGCAGTCGAATTCCCAGCCACCGATGCTCAGCCGCTCAACCAGCACGGGCAGCGCCGCGAGTTCCGGGAGCAACAGCAGCGCTTCCTCAGAGCAGGGTCTGCTCGTGCGGTCTCCGCCGAACCTACATACTTACCGCCACAGACCGGAGCGCGCCGTACGGACTCAGCCGAAATCTCTGAGCACCTCTTCGCATCCGTTTCTCCCTCCGGATGTACTGCTAAAACAAGCGCAAGTGGAAAAGATCGAGTCTTCTCACCTGTACATCTGCGAGAATTGCGGGAAATGCAAGTGCAGCAAATGCACGGCGCCGCGGCCGCTCCCGGCACGCCTGGCGTGCAACGGACAGTGTCTGTGTTCGGCCGAGAACGTTGTCGAACATGGAACGTGCATGTGTCTGGTGAAAGGGATTTTCTACCACTGTTCCAACGAAGACGACGTGGGCGACCCGTGCGCCGATCAGCCGTGCTCGCTGTCGCATCCGCAGTGCTGCTCACGCTTCCTGTGCATGGGCCTTGTGTCCATGCTGTTCCCGTGTCTGCTGTGTTACCTGCCCGCTAAGGGCTGCGTGAAAGCGTGCAACTCGTGTCACGACCGCGTGAACAGG